In a genomic window of Clavelina lepadiformis chromosome 7, kaClaLepa1.1, whole genome shotgun sequence:
- the LOC143466200 gene encoding uncharacterized protein LOC143466200 — MFEPRKQEIKACYALWNFSQLLGDDEEDDVIHHRANGRGDHVQSLVAKERNHLKLQSHKARVEVVTFQDQGAVTLNAVRLIVSGVRGALTARAQRLAVLEPNPVREVLQPLQVVLGRAAQGRLLNHAIVMSSAVLSTVFGVNGEIGVIVRKHVASLAAPGIISRNRPVSIANSCGGEECSGDSSEEKTCNDICCPVDCAWSVWSEWSSCDRDCGGGKHTRNRSIDEISSCGGKTCEGPTEQSEACNEQCCPVDCEVTPWTPWSDCSAECGPNGTSTRDRDILVHSLCGGTPCPDELSEERPCNRFCYNGDVIPTGCSCGSGWRGDCCEEDIDECEEGLAGCHDDAVCVNIPGDFVCKCLPGYTGNGTHCANIDECKLGIHNCDVETTRCVDKKGSFDCDCLGGYIESKVLCHDMDECSTSLANCSEYATCLNVIGSYKCICDDGFKGDGRVCDDVDECLTPLDECKGNSVCRNTVGGYWCDCGEPYEYNDGECVDRSEGSTFDL; from the exons ATGTTTGAACCTCgtaaacaagaaataaagGCTTGTTATGCCTTGTGGAACTTCTCACAGCTGCTAG GAGACGACGAAGAAGACGATGTGATTCATCACCGTGCCAATGGACGTGGGGACCATGTTCAAAGTCTTGTGGCCAAGGAACGCAATCACCTCAAGTTACAAAGCCACAAGGCTCGTGTGGAAGTTGTAACCTTCCAGGACCAAGGAGCTGTAACACTCAATGCTGTCCGGTTAATTGTCAGTGGGGTTCGTGGAGCGCTTACGGCTCGTGCTCAGCGACTTGCGGTCCTGGAACCCAATCCCGTTCGAGAAGTATTGCAACCCCTGCAAGTTGTTCTGGGGCGAGCTGCTCAGGGACGACTGCTGAATCACGCGATTGTAATGTCCAGTGCTGTCCTGTCGACTGTGTTTGGGGTGAATGGGGAGATTGGGGTGATTGTTCGAAAACATGTGGCATCATTAGCCGCTCCAGGCATCATTAGCCGCAACAGGCCAGTATCGATAGCCAACTCGTGTGGAGGAGAAGAATGTAGCGGGGACAGTAGTGAAGAAAAAACCTGTAATGATATATGTTGTCCGGTTGACTGCGCATGGTCTGTCTGGTCGGAATGGAGCAG TTGTGATCGCGATTGTGGAGGCGGTAAACACACGAGAAACAGATCTATAGATGAGATTAGTTCTTGTGGTGGAAAAACATGTGAAGGTCCTACCGAGCAAAGTGAAGCCTGCAATGAACAATGTTGTCCAG TCGATTGTGAAGTTACCCCTTGGACACCATGGAGCGACTGTTCAGCTGAATGTGGTCCAAATGGAACATCTACCCGAGATCGAGACATTCTGGTCCATTCCTTATGCGGCGGAACTCCATGTCCAGACGAATTGTCAGAAGAGAGACCGTGTAATCGATTCTGTTACAACGGAGATGTGATTCCAACGGGATGTTCTTGTGGATCAGGATGGCGCGGGGATTGCTGCGAAGAAG atattgACGAATGCGAGGAAGGTCTCGCCGGCTGCCATGATGATGCAGTTTGTGTTAATATCCCAGGagattttgtttgcaaatgtCTACCTGGTTATACAGGAAATGGGACTCACTGTGCCA ATATCGACGAATGCAAACTTGGCATTCACAATTGCGACGTTGAAACTACGAGATGTGTCGATAAAAAAGGAAGTTTTGATTGTGATTGTTTGGGCGGTTATATAGAGAGTAAAGTTCTTTGTCACG aCATGGACGAATGTTCGACCTCATTAGCCAACTGCAGTGAATATGCGACGTGCCTGAATGTGATAGGTTCTTACAAATGCATATGCGACGACGGTTTTAAGGGAGACGGAAGAGTTTGCGATG ACGTTGACGAATGTTTAACACCGTTGGATGAGTGCAAAGGAAACAGCGTTTGCAGAAATACTGTTGGAGGATATTGGTGTGATTGTGGAGAACCATACGAGTATAACGATGGAGAGTGTGTTG ATCGCAGCGAAGGTTCAACTTTTGACCTGTGA
- the LOC143466271 gene encoding uncharacterized protein LOC143466271 produces MKAWTLLLLVAVCAHFDFSSAWRRRRRRACDTSPCQWVWGSCSQSCGGGTQSPTITRSQGSCGSCNLPAARSCNNNCCPKSCQWASWGSWGSCSAICGLGTRTRSRGYAVTASCGGSGCPGSSTSSTSCNNGCCPVNCVWGPWTSFETCSVTCGGGIQSRSRSVTTSASCGGSSCSGLTSEIRTCNTECCPVECVWGPWSDFSSCSVTCGGGTQSRFRNILHHASCGGSSCSGSSIESNFCNTQCCPVDCVWGEWGEWNACSISCGSGIKSRSRSVKTPGVCGGKECIGETLEKAKCNDICCPVDCKWSDWSEWGRCDRDCGGGIHARNRTIAEINSCGGLACEGLIEQSEACNEQCCPVDCEVSPWTSWCDCSAECGPNGTSSRKRDILVYPLCGGMLCPTDLIQDISCNRFCFNGEVFPLRCSCWTGWRGECCEDDINECEEETDICHKHAVCVNTQGSFGCGCVHGYTGNGTHCTNMDECALGIDNCDLETTKCVDTEGSFKCDCLGGYTESKVVCRDIDECSTSFVDCHINATCLNRIGSFDCECKTGFTGNGRLCEDVEECLTPLDECKGNSVCRNTVGGYWCDCGEPYKYKNGECVDRAADSSYDL; encoded by the exons ATGAAAGCTTGGACTTTGTTACTGCTGGTTGCAGTTTGTGcacattttgatttttcgtcGGCATGGAG GAGAAGGCGACGACGAGCATGTGACACCTCTCCATGCCAATGGGTTTGGGGATCTTGTTCTCAATCTTGTGGCGGTGGTACTCAGTCACCTACAATAACAAGATCACAAGGTTCGTGTGGGAGTTGCAATCTTCCCGCAGCGAGAAGTTGCAACAACAACTGCTGCCCAAAAAGCTGTCAATGGGCTTCTTGGGGAAGCTGGGGAAGTTGTTCAGCCATCTGCGGGTTGGGAACGCGAACAAGATCAAGAGGATATGCTGTCACTGCTTCCTGTGGCGGGTCCGGCTGCCCAGGTTCATCTACGTCTTCGACATCTTGCAATAACGGCTGTTGTCCTGTCAACTGCGTTTGGGGACCGTGGACAAGCTTCGAAACATGTTCAGTAACTTGCGGTGGTGGAATACAATCAAGATCACGCAGTGTGACGACGAGTGCCAGTTGTGGTGGTTCATCATGCAGTGGTTTGACTTCAGAAATTCGTACCTGTAACACTGAGTGCTGTCCAGTTGAATGTGTGTGGGGACCATGGAGCGACTTTAGCTCCTGTTCTGTGACATGCGGTGGTGGAACCCAATCGCGATTCAGGAATATTTTACACCACGCAAGTTGTGGAGGATCGAGCTGCTCCGGATCATCAATTGAATCAAACTTCTGCAATACTCAATGTTGTCCTGTTGATTGTGTATGGGGAGAGTGGGGAGAATGGAATGCCTGCTCAATATCGTGTGGTTCAG GCATCAAAAGTCGATCAAGATCAGTAAAGACTCCAGGTGTTTGTGGTGGGAAAGAATGTATTGGtgaaactttggaaaaagCAAAGTGTAATGACATATGTTGTCCGGTGGACTGTAAATGGTCTGATTGGTCGGAATGGGGCAG GTGTGATCGTGATTGCGGAGGAGGTATTCACGCAAGAAACAGAACTATAGCTGAGATTAATTCTTGTGGTGGACTTGCTTGTGAAGGCCTCATCGAGCAAAGTGAAGCCTGTAATGAACAATGTTGTCCAG TCGATTGCGAGGTTTCACCGTGGACATCATGGTGCGACTGTTCAGCTGAGTGTGGACCAAACGGAACTTCCAGCCGGAAAAGAGATATTCTTGTTTATCCTTTATGCGGCGGTATGCTTTGTCCTACCGATCTGATCCAAGACATATCGTGCAATCGGTTCTGTTTTAATGGAGAAGTGTTTCCACTTCGATGCTCATGCTGGACAGGGTGGCGCGGAGAATGTTGCGAGGATG ATATTAATGAATGCGAAGAAGAAACCGACATTTGTCATAAACACGCTGTGTGTGTTAATACACAAGGAAGTTTTGGCTGTGGGTGTGTACATGGCTATACCGGAAACGGAACTCACTGCAcaa ACATGGACGAATGCGCACTAGGAATCGACAATTGCGATCTGGAAACAACGAAATGTGTAGATACTGAGGGAAGTTTTAAATGTGATTGTTTGGGCGGTTACACGGAAAGCAAAGTAGTTTGCCGAG ACATCGATGAGTGTTCTACATCATTTGTCGATTGTCATATCAACGCCACTTGCTTAAACCGGATTGGGTCTTTCGACTGCGAATGTAAAACCGGTTTTACGGGCAATGGAAGACTGTGCGAAG ACGTCGAGGAATGTTTAACACCTTTGGATGAGTGCAAAGGAAACAGCGTTTGCAGAAATACTGTTGGAGGATATTGGTGCGATTGTGGAGAACCATATAAGTATAAGAATGGAGAATGTGTTG ATCGGGCTGCGGACTCATCGTATGATCTGTGA